The Chordicoccus furentiruminis DNA window CGGAGGAAAACCCGGCAGTTTCGGTATCCGGTGATCCCTGCAGAGTCTGTGATCCCGCGGATCTCGCGCCTGTTTTCCGGGCCGCGTCCGGGCTGTGGGAGGCGATGAGCGGATTCTTCTCCGATTCGGGAGACGGCGCGCTGAAGGAGCAGCTGCTTGACAGCTTCTTTGCCCTGCGTTCCTTTGTCCGCGCGGCGGAACGGAATCATGAGCATGATCTTGCTTACACGGAGAGGACAGGGGAAGGATTCCGGCTGAAGCTGCTCTGCGTGAATCCGGCTTCGCTTCTGACGGACTGCCTTGACCGGGGACGGGCTGCGGTCCTTTTCTCCGCGACACTGCTGCCGCTGGATTACTACCGGACGCTGCTGACCACGAGAGAAGACGCAAAGGCAGTGTACGCGGAATCTCCGTTCGCCGCGTCGGGACGGCTTCTGCTGGTAGCAGCCGATGTGAGCACACGATTCACGGACCGGGGCGAGACGATGTACCGGCGGATCGCGTCCTATATCGCCCGGACAGCGAGAGCGCGGACCGGCAATTATCTTGTCTTTTTTCCTTCCTATCGGATGATGAAGGATGTTTTTAAGGTATTCCGGGATGAATTTGACGCGCCGGATCTGAACTGGGTCGTACAGCGCGCCGGGATGCAGGAGGATGACAGGGATATTTTTCTCGAGAATTTTTACGAGGACCCGCCGGTTTCGCTGATCGGGTTCTGCGTGATGGGCGGCGTTTTCTCGGAGGGACTGGACCTCGCGGGAACCCGGCTGATCGGCGCGGTGGTTGTCGGCGCGGGGCTTCCCCAGGTTTCCAACGAACGGGAGCTTCTGAAACGGTTTTTCGATGAGGAAAACCGCGGCTTTGACTATGCTTACCGTTATCCCGGGATGAACAAGGTCGAGCAGGCGGCCGGAAGGGTAATCCGGACCGCCGACGACCGGGGCGTGATCCTCCTGCTGGACAGCCGGCTGCTGGGTACCTCCTACCGGAGGCTGTTTCCGCGGGAGTGGCGGAGCTTTGATCTGTGCACGCTGGATTCCGTGGATTCCCTGCTGAGGAACTTCTGGGAAAGCGTAAGCGTCTCTGCGCCGGGACAAGGGAAGCAGCCGGAGTAAGGCCGGAGAACGAATGGAGGATGTCTGGTCCGCCGTCAAACGCGCGCTTTTCAAACGGGACCGTTTCCTATATAATTGAGCTGGCCGTGTGCCGGGGACGAGATAGAGCGGGAAAACGCTGATTTTCGCCGGCTTTTTCCGGCGGCGGGTGCATGCTCCGCCTGATGCGGAACGAACCAGAAACGATGCAGATGAGGTGAATTTCAAATGGTCAGAAGAGTCTATGTTGAGAAGAAACCCTCCTTCGCCGGTGCGGCGCATGATCTCCGTCATGAGATCCGGCATTACCTCGGGATACCGGAAGTATCGGAGGTCCGGATCTTTATCCGTTACGATGTGGAGAATGTGACGGACGAGGTCTACGAGAAGGCGCTGACGACAGTGTTTTCCGAGCCTCCGGTGGACGTGTATTACGAGGAGAAGCTCCCGGAGGTGAAGGACGCGCGCGTGTTCTCCGTTGAATTTCTTCCCGGACAGTTCGATCAGCGCGCTGACTCGGCCGAGCAGTGCATCCGCTTCCTTGATGAGAGAGAGAAGCCGGTTGTGAGGACGGCGACGACCTATATGATCATCGGCAGCGTGTCGGACGACGCCATGCGGGCGATCATCGACGACTGCATCAATCCGGTTGATTCACGGATCACGGACGAGGTGAAGCCGGCGACTCTTACGGCGGAATATCCGGAGCCGGAGGATGTGAAGACGCTGACCGGCTTCACATCGATGGAAGAAGCGCCTCTGAAGGAGCTGTATGACAGTCTCGGGCTGGCCATGACACCGGACGATTTCCGGTTCATTCAGACATATTTCAGAGACGAGGAGCACCGGGACCCGACGATGACGGAGATCCGGGTGCTGGATACCTACTGGTCGGACCACTGCCGCCACACCACCTTCCTCACGGAACTGAAGAACGTGACGTTCGGAGAGGGTGATTTCCGCGCGCCCATCGAGCAGACATACCGGCGGTATCTGGAGGATCACAGGGAACTGAACCGGGGCCGTGACGACAAATACGTTTCCCTGATGGATCTGGCGCTGCAGGGTGCGAAGAAGCTGAAGAGAGAAGGAAAGCTTGAGGATCAGGAGGAGTCGGACGAGATCAACGCCTGCTCCATCATCGCGCCGGTTGACGTGAACGGGAAGGATGAGGAGTGGCTGATCAATTTCAAGAACGAGACGCATAATCATCCGACCGAGATCGAGCCGTTCGGCGGTGCGGCGACCTGCCTCGGCGGCGCGATCCGCGATCCGCTTTCGGGGCGGACCTACGTCTATCAGGCGATGCGCGTCACTGGAGCCGCGGATCCGACGGTGCCTCAGAGCGAGACGCTTCCCGGAAAACTGCCGCAGAAAAAGCTGGTAAGGCAGGCGGCGCACGGCTACAGCTCCTACGGCAACCAGATCGGACTGGCGACCGGCTACGTGAAGGAAATCTATCACCCCGACTATGTTGCCAAACGGCTGGAAATCGGCGCTGTGATGGGCGCCGCGCCGCGCCGGGCGGTCCGAAGGCTCACCTCCGATCCGGGAGACGTGATCATTCTGCTCGGCGGCCGGACAGGCCGGGACGGCATTGGAGGCGCTACCGGGTCCTCCAAGGCGCATAACCTTCAGTCCACGGAGACATGCGGCGCCGAGGTGCAGAAGGGAAATGCACCCACCGAGCGGAAGCTTCAGCGGCTCTTCCGTAGGGAAGAAGTCGCCCGTCTCGTGAAAAAGTGCAATGATTTCGGCGCCGGCGGCGTTTCCGTCGCAATTGGCGAGCTGGCGGACGGGCTCCGGGTCGACCTCGACAAGGTGCCGAAGAAATATGCGGGGCTTGACGGAACGGAACTCGCGATTTCCGAATCGCAGGAGCGGATGGCCGTCGTGGTGGATCCGAAGGACGTCGACGCCTTCCTTGCCTTCGCCCATTCCGAGAATCTGGAGGCTACGCCGGTCGCGCGCGTGACGAGCGAGCCGAGGCTGGTGCTGACCTGGCGCGGACGGGAAATTGTGAACATCACCCGCGCTTTTCTGAATACAAACGGCGCGCATCAGGAGAACGACGTTTTCGTGGAGATCCCGAACCGGGCGGATTCCGAGATGAATCCGCAGCCCTGGTCGTGGTATGCGGGCGGGGACGAGGCGGTCCGGAACCGCTGGCTTGAGATGCTCGGCAATCTCAACGTCTGCTCGCAGCGCGGGCTTGTGGAGATGTTCGACGGCTCGATCGGCGCCGCCTCGACGCTGATGCCGTACGGCGGAAAATATCAGCTCACCGAGACGCAGGCGATGGTTGCGAAGGTTCCCGTGCCGGGCGGCCGGACCCATACCGTGACCATGATGGCCTACGGCTTTGATCCGTACCTGATGAGCTGGAGCCCGTATCACGGAGCGGCCTGGTCTGTGGCTTCTTCTGTCATGAAAATTGCGGCGGCCGGAGGCGATGTGACGAAGATCCGGTTCACATTCCAGGAATATTTCCGCCGGATGTCGAAGGATCCGAAGCGCTGGAGCCAGCCGTTTGCGGCCCTTCTGGGCGCCTACGACGCGCAGCTCGGCTTCGGACTGCCTTCTATCGGAGGCAAGGACTCGATGTCCGGAACCTTCGAGCGGATTGACGTGCCGCCGACGCTGGTTTCTTTCGCGGTGGATGTGGCGAAGACCGGGGATGTGGTGACGCCGGAACTGAAGACGCCGGGCAGCCGGCTTGTCTGGATCCGCGCGAAGAAGGACGAGAATCTGATGCCGGATTATCAGGCGATTCTTGCTGCCTGCGCTTCCCTTCGCGAGGATATTCAGGCCGGGCGTATCGTCTCCGTCTATGTGGCAGGCCGCTTCGGGCTGGCGGAAGCGGTCAGCAAGATGGCTTTCGGCAATCATCTCGGCGTGAAGATCGAGCACAATGTCAGCCCGGTGGATTTCTTCTCGCCGTCCTACGGCGATCTGGTCTGCGAGGTGAAGGAGGGTGAGACGGGCCGGCTTGCCTCGGAATACACAGTGATCGGTGGAGTGACGGATGACGCGGTCTTCCGCTACGGAAACGTCGAGATTCCGCTTGATGAGGCGCTGAAGCACTGGACCGCCACGCTGGAGCCGGTGTTCCGCACAAGGGTATCCGAGAACCGGAGCAAGGTGGCCAGCCCGCTGTATGAGTCGGAGCATGTGGCGGTTTGCAGCCACAAGCTGGCACAGCCTCATGTCTTCATCCCGGTTTTCCCCGGCACCAACTGCGAGTATGACGCGGCGAGAGCCTTTGAGGCGGCCGGCGCGTCGGTGACGACGACTGTGTTCCGGAACCTCACGGAACAGGATATCCGGGAATCAGTGGAGGAGTTCGCCAGAGAGATCGCAAAGGCGCAGATCATCATGTTCCCGGGCGGCTTCTCGGCCGGCGACGAGCCGGACGGCTCGGCGAAGTTCTTCGCGACGGCTTTCCGGAACGCGAAGATCAGTGAGGAAGTGCAGAAGCTGCTTTCCGAGAGGGACGGGCTTGTCCTCGGCATCTGCAACGGTTTTCAGGCGCTGATCAAGCTGGGACTGGTGCCGAACGGGCGGATCACGGGACAGACGGAGAACGCGCCGACGCTGACTTTCAATACGATCGGCCGCCATATCTCCCGGATGGTCTACACGAGAGTCGTCTCCAACAAGTCTCCGTGGCTTGCGGAGGCGGAGCTGGGCGGCGTCTTTGTCACGCCGGCTTCCCACGGCGAGGGCCGCTTTGTCGCAAGCGATGAATGGATCGAGAAGCTGATCGCAAACGGCCAGATCGCGACGCAGTACTGCGATCCGGAAGGAAACGTCACGATGGATGAGGAGTGGAACGTCAACGGTTCCTACCGCGCCATTGAGGGTATCACATCGCCGGACGGCCGTGTATTCGGTAAGATGGCTCATGTGGAGCGCCGCGGCGACGGCGTCGCGGTCAACATCTTCGGAGAGCAGGATATGAAGGTGTTCGAATCAGGCGTGAGGTATTTCAGATAATCAAGTGAGAGAAGGGAACGGACCGGCCGGCGCTCAGAACGGGAGCGCGGCCGGTCCGGCCTCTTCCTGCATGAACGATGAAAGGGAGCATTTAATAGAAATAATCAAGACCTTTCAAAGCACGCAGGAGACATCTTCGTGTCATATTTTTGTTCAGACAGCCGCTTTCATTGCGGCATACCGGAATTTTCTCCACAGAGAAAGAATCGAGAAAAGCCCGGAAATAAAGCAAAAACCGGGAACGCCCGAATCTACGGGGTTCCCGGTCTGACCGTAGCGAGAGGGAGACTTGAACTCTCGACACCGCGGGTATGAACCGCGTGCTCTAGCCAACTGAGCTATCTCGCCATTTGTGTGCACTGAGCGATTATCCTGAGAACTGATCGGATGATCTTGCTCCGCGACAACGATGTAATTATACAAATCGACCGGATCAGTGTCAAGCGGAAATTCGAAAATTTTCCGGAGCGGCGGCGCTTGACTTATTGGAGAAAGTACCTTAGAATATCATCTGTGTGTTCCGCCCATGCCTCAAAATCCGTGTCTCTATGGCTAAAGACGGAGCCTGATGAGAACAAGACAAGACATTGTGTTGGAGGGAATTGATTTGGCTAACATCAAATCTGCGAAGAAGAGAATTCTGACAAGTGCGAAGAGAGCGGAACGGAACAAGGCGGTCAGGTCTGAGGTGAAGACTTCGGCCAAGAAGGTGCGCGCAGCGATCGAGGCGGGCGACAAGGCGGCGGCAAGCGCGGCTCTGTCTGATTATCAGGGTGTGCTCGGAAGAGCGACGGCGAAGGGTATTTACAAGAAGAATACCAACGCGAGAAAGATTTCCCGTATGTCTGCGGCTGTGGACCGGATGGAGTGATCTTTTCGAACAGCGCCGGATGAATGCGTATGAAGAAAGGAGCCTGCGGGCTCCCTTTTTTGACGTCTGAATCAACATGTACATGAGGTGCGGATCTTTTGCGGCGGGCATATCGGAGCCTGCCGTCTGCACCGCTCACAGCCATATGCATCCTGCCTTCTCCGTCGTTCACAGCCATATGCACTTTCCGAACACAGCCGGGACGGACGGTGCCTTTGCCTTTCGTACGCATGGACAGGAAGAGATGTCATGCGCCATCCGGTCTGTCCCCCGGAGCGGAGAGCTTCATGATCAGGAGCTCCACGGCGAGCCGGTCCTGCATCGTACCGGCTTTGATCGCCGCGTCCATATCGTTGCAGGCGCGCAGCGCGGCCTTCAGCTGGGAGACCGGGTAGCTACGGGCAAGAGGCAGGGAACGGCGCACGGCGAAGGGAGGTATGCCGGCGCGTGAAGCGATCTGCTGTGGACCGTTTCCCTCACTGTCGAGATCATGAATCAGAAGCAGCCGGTTGAACTGCTGTCCGAGGAGGATCAGAATCCGCAGCGGCGGTTCGCGAAGGGCGAGCAGATCCGAGTAAAGCGCCATCGCCTCCCGGCGGCGCCGGCGGGTGATGGCACTCATCATGTCGAAGATCCGGTTTTCTGTCTGGTCCGTCGTGACGGCCTCGATGTCTTCCCGGGTGATTTCGACAGGGGCGGATTCCGCTCCGTCAGCGGCCGGATGCATTTCCATACAGTAGTGGATCAGCTTGTCCACTTCCAGCCGGATATGCGTCATATCCGGGCCGGTCCGCGTCAGAAGCTCATCCATATTCGCTTTCCGGATGCTCAGATTGGCGGGCTTCAGCATCGTGAGGATCCATTTTTCCAGCGTCGCGTCGGTCTGGCGGCTGAATTCGGCGACCGCGCCGTATTTTGCCACCGCCTTGTACAGACGGTTCCGCCTGTCGGTTTCGTCTTCGTTGAAGACAAGGTAAAGGTAGTCCGGGATTTCGGCAAGGTAATCCGGAAGCCGTTCGGCTGTGCGGGTGAAGAAACCCGTGTTCTCGATCCGGATGACCCTTCGTTCGGCGAAGAAGGGGAGCGTCTCGCCCTGGGAGATGATCTCGTTCTCGTCTGTGCCCCGTCCGCGGAAGGTCGTCAGATTCATGGCGTTTTCGTCTCCCATCAGCGCGGCGATGAGGCGGTCGCGGTACTGAAGCCGGAGGTAGGTTTCTTCGCCGGTGAGCAGATAGACATGACGGAAACGGCCGGATTTGATATCACTGATCAGATTCTTCATGCCGCCATTCTACCATAGAGAAAATGTTTTCGCCACGCTGACGGAGCGTTTCGGGCGACGGGCTGTTCCGGCCTGTTATTCTGAAAATGCAGCCGCCGCCCCGGACGTGTTCCGGTGGAAGTGATTCACGGGAGCCGGGCCGGTCTGTACTGCGGACGCCTCCGTTCGTGTCCGGGCGGGGAGCGGCGCTTGACGGCATGTGAAGAAATCGCGGTGCGCATGAGGTCCGGCGGGTGACGGTTTTATGATAAGATAACGGGAGAAAGGAGAAAGACGATATGATCGGACAGAGGATCGGGATGGCCGGCGGGATTTTGCTGGCGGTATGCTTCCTTTTTTACGGCACCGCGGTGTACCGGACCGGGTCCGGAAGCCGCTTCTGGCTCGTGTGGCTTTTTCTGGCGGGAATCTCCCTTCTGGCGGCCGTTTTCGCCCGCTTCGGTATCTGGACCGTGATGCCGCCGCTTCTGAAACGGGCGGTTCTTACCGCCGCGGTTCTTGCCGCTGCGCTGGTCGCGGCGACCTGGGGCTGTGTGCTTTCCTCTTTCAGTTCATCAGGAGAAGATGATCTGGATGTGCTGATCGTGCTCGGGGCCCAGGTCAGAGAGTCGGGGCCGAGCGTCGTACTTCGATACCGTCTCGATACGGCTGCCGGGTACCTCCGGGAAAATCCGGACACTCTCTGCATTGTTTCCGGAGGGAAGGGAGCGAACGAACCGGAGCCGGAAGGAACGGCGATGAAACGGTATCTTGTGTCGCGCGGAATCGCGGGATCAAGAATCCGGACAGAAATCCGCTCGAAAAACACCATTCAGAACATACGCTTCAGCGGCCGGATGATTGACCGGGAGCGGGATCATGTCGGGATCGTGACCAGTGACTTTCATGTTTTCCGCGGTGTTCATCTCGCGCAGCGGAACGGGTACCGTCATGTATGCGGCATCGCGGCGCCGTCCCGCCGCTTTTATCTTCTGAACAACATGCTCCGGGAATCCGGCGGGATTCTCAAGGACTTTTTCTGCGGACATCTCTGATCGGAACATGGTTCCGGGCGGAAGGCCGTCTCTCCGGCAGATCTGTTTTCTGCCGGGAGACGGCCTTTTGTGTTGGGCGAAAGCGGGAATTCTGACGGCGCGGAATGAACCGGATCGACAGTATCAATACGGATTGAGAAGAAAATAGTTGACATATACCCCTGAAGGGTATATAGTCCCTGTCAGAACGAGATACCCGTGTGGGGTATAAGGAGGTCGGAATGGCAGAAACAGACAAGGCACGCGCACTCGCATGCCGGTGCGGATCAGAGACGGGGAATGCATGTTCCTCTGACACGGATGAAAAAGCGCTGGAGGAGGCGGAGGCGGAAGCCGAGGACGCCTGCTGCGGAAGCGGGCGTCACAAGAACCGCACGCCGGAGGAGCAGAGAGCTCTCCTGCTGAGGCTGAAGCGGATAGAAGGACAGATCCGGGGTCTTGAGAAGATGGTGGAGAACAATGCTTACTGTCCGGATATCCTGATTCAGGTTTCCGCGGCGACCAGCGCGCTCAACAGTTTCAACAAGACCCTGCTGGCCTGCCACATCCGCGGCTGCGTTGCCCGGGATATCCGGGACGGGAAGGACGAATCCATTGACGAGCTCTGCGGAGTGCTGCAGAAGCTGATGAAATGAAGGAAGCGAGGAAACATTGCCGATGAAACAGTATGTCGTGACCGGCATGACCTGCGCGTCGTGCCAGGCGCATGTCGAGAAGGCGGTGGCGAAGGTGCCGGGCGTGCAGTCCGTTACCGTCTCACTGCTGACCAATTCGATGGCAGTGAACGGTTCTGCGTCGGACGACGCGGTGGTCCGTGCGGTCGAGGCGGCCGGCTACGGCGCACAGCCGATGGCGCGGCCTGCGAAAGAAAGTGGAAGCAGCGGCCGGCTGGCTGCGGAGGAGGAGGCCCTGAAGGACCGTCAGACGCCGAGACTCATTCGGCGCCTGAAGCTTTCCCTGGTGTTCCTTGTGATCCTTATGTATGTCACGATGGGACACAATATGTGGGGCTGGCCGGTACCGGCGTTCCTTGTGCACAATCATATCGGTCTGGCGATTCTGCAGATGCTGCTTGCGCTCATCGTCATGTTCATCAACCGCGATTTCTTTATCTCCGGATTCAGGTCGCTCCTCCATCTCGCCCCCAACATGGACGCGCTGGTCGCCCTGGGGTCCGGCGTCTCCTTCGGATGGTCGCTGTATGTCCTGTTCAGAATGACATGGATGGCAGCCAACGGGACGCCGAACACGGATTTGATGCCGCTGTATCACAATCAGCTCTATTTTGAATCGGCGGCGATGATCCCCGCTTTCATCACGATCGGCAAGACGCTGGAATCTCTTTCCAAGGGGCGCACGACGGATGCGCTGAAGAATCTGATGAAAATGGCGCCGAAGACGGCTGTCGTCGAGCGGGACGGCAGGCAGGTCGAGACCGGCATCGATGAGGTACAGCCGGGCGATATTTTCATCGTGAAGCCGGGCGAGTCGGTTCCGGTGGACGGCGTGATCGTGGAAGGGAGCACGGCCGTCGACGAATCCGCGCTGACGGGTGAATCCATTCCGGTGGACAAGACCGTGCATGATCAGGTCAGCGCCGCTACGATCAATCAGTCCGGCTTTATCCGGGCGAAAGCGACGCGGGTGGGTGAGGACACGACTTTCTCGCAGATTATCCAGATGGTGAGCGATGCCGCCGCGACGAAGGCGCCGATCGCCCGGATCGCGGACAAGGTTTCCGGTGTCTTTGTGCCGGCTGTGATCGGTATCGCAGCGCTGGTGATGGCCGGATGGATGATTTCCGGTGCAGCGCCTGCCGCCGCTCTGGAGAGAGCGATCACCGTACTGGTGATTTCCTGCCCCTGCGCGCTGGGGCTTGCGACTCCGGTGGCGATCATGGTGGGCAACGGACTTGGGGCGAAGAACGGCGTTCTGTTCAAGACCTCCGAGGCGCTTGAGAACGCCGGAAAGATCCAGATCATCGCGCTCGACAAGACCGGGACGGTGACAGCCGGAAAACCGGTTGTCACGGACATCATTCCGGCAGACGGCGTTTCGGAGAAGGAACTTCTGACCGCGGCCTACGCGCTGGAACGGAAGAGCGAGCATCCGCTGGCCCGTGCCATCGTCGAGAAAGGAAGCGGGATGGCGCTTCCGTCGAGGGATGTGACG harbors:
- a CDS encoding phosphoribosylformylglycinamidine synthase, with translation MVRRVYVEKKPSFAGAAHDLRHEIRHYLGIPEVSEVRIFIRYDVENVTDEVYEKALTTVFSEPPVDVYYEEKLPEVKDARVFSVEFLPGQFDQRADSAEQCIRFLDEREKPVVRTATTYMIIGSVSDDAMRAIIDDCINPVDSRITDEVKPATLTAEYPEPEDVKTLTGFTSMEEAPLKELYDSLGLAMTPDDFRFIQTYFRDEEHRDPTMTEIRVLDTYWSDHCRHTTFLTELKNVTFGEGDFRAPIEQTYRRYLEDHRELNRGRDDKYVSLMDLALQGAKKLKREGKLEDQEESDEINACSIIAPVDVNGKDEEWLINFKNETHNHPTEIEPFGGAATCLGGAIRDPLSGRTYVYQAMRVTGAADPTVPQSETLPGKLPQKKLVRQAAHGYSSYGNQIGLATGYVKEIYHPDYVAKRLEIGAVMGAAPRRAVRRLTSDPGDVIILLGGRTGRDGIGGATGSSKAHNLQSTETCGAEVQKGNAPTERKLQRLFRREEVARLVKKCNDFGAGGVSVAIGELADGLRVDLDKVPKKYAGLDGTELAISESQERMAVVVDPKDVDAFLAFAHSENLEATPVARVTSEPRLVLTWRGREIVNITRAFLNTNGAHQENDVFVEIPNRADSEMNPQPWSWYAGGDEAVRNRWLEMLGNLNVCSQRGLVEMFDGSIGAASTLMPYGGKYQLTETQAMVAKVPVPGGRTHTVTMMAYGFDPYLMSWSPYHGAAWSVASSVMKIAAAGGDVTKIRFTFQEYFRRMSKDPKRWSQPFAALLGAYDAQLGFGLPSIGGKDSMSGTFERIDVPPTLVSFAVDVAKTGDVVTPELKTPGSRLVWIRAKKDENLMPDYQAILAACASLREDIQAGRIVSVYVAGRFGLAEAVSKMAFGNHLGVKIEHNVSPVDFFSPSYGDLVCEVKEGETGRLASEYTVIGGVTDDAVFRYGNVEIPLDEALKHWTATLEPVFRTRVSENRSKVASPLYESEHVAVCSHKLAQPHVFIPVFPGTNCEYDAARAFEAAGASVTTTVFRNLTEQDIRESVEEFAREIAKAQIIMFPGGFSAGDEPDGSAKFFATAFRNAKISEEVQKLLSERDGLVLGICNGFQALIKLGLVPNGRITGQTENAPTLTFNTIGRHISRMVYTRVVSNKSPWLAEAELGGVFVTPASHGEGRFVASDEWIEKLIANGQIATQYCDPEGNVTMDEEWNVNGSYRAIEGITSPDGRVFGKMAHVERRGDGVAVNIFGEQDMKVFESGVRYFR
- the rpsT gene encoding 30S ribosomal protein S20 produces the protein MANIKSAKKRILTSAKRAERNKAVRSEVKTSAKKVRAAIEAGDKAAASAALSDYQGVLGRATAKGIYKKNTNARKISRMSAAVDRME
- the holA gene encoding DNA polymerase III subunit delta; amino-acid sequence: MKNLISDIKSGRFRHVYLLTGEETYLRLQYRDRLIAALMGDENAMNLTTFRGRGTDENEIISQGETLPFFAERRVIRIENTGFFTRTAERLPDYLAEIPDYLYLVFNEDETDRRNRLYKAVAKYGAVAEFSRQTDATLEKWILTMLKPANLSIRKANMDELLTRTGPDMTHIRLEVDKLIHYCMEMHPAADGAESAPVEITREDIEAVTTDQTENRIFDMMSAITRRRRREAMALYSDLLALREPPLRILILLGQQFNRLLLIHDLDSEGNGPQQIASRAGIPPFAVRRSLPLARSYPVSQLKAALRACNDMDAAIKAGTMQDRLAVELLIMKLSAPGDRPDGA
- a CDS encoding YdcF family protein, yielding MIGQRIGMAGGILLAVCFLFYGTAVYRTGSGSRFWLVWLFLAGISLLAAVFARFGIWTVMPPLLKRAVLTAAVLAAALVAATWGCVLSSFSSSGEDDLDVLIVLGAQVRESGPSVVLRYRLDTAAGYLRENPDTLCIVSGGKGANEPEPEGTAMKRYLVSRGIAGSRIRTEIRSKNTIQNIRFSGRMIDRERDHVGIVTSDFHVFRGVHLAQRNGYRHVCGIAAPSRRFYLLNNMLRESGGILKDFFCGHL
- a CDS encoding metal-sensing transcriptional repressor; its protein translation is MEEAEAEAEDACCGSGRHKNRTPEEQRALLLRLKRIEGQIRGLEKMVENNAYCPDILIQVSAATSALNSFNKTLLACHIRGCVARDIRDGKDESIDELCGVLQKLMK
- a CDS encoding heavy metal translocating P-type ATPase, giving the protein MKQYVVTGMTCASCQAHVEKAVAKVPGVQSVTVSLLTNSMAVNGSASDDAVVRAVEAAGYGAQPMARPAKESGSSGRLAAEEEALKDRQTPRLIRRLKLSLVFLVILMYVTMGHNMWGWPVPAFLVHNHIGLAILQMLLALIVMFINRDFFISGFRSLLHLAPNMDALVALGSGVSFGWSLYVLFRMTWMAANGTPNTDLMPLYHNQLYFESAAMIPAFITIGKTLESLSKGRTTDALKNLMKMAPKTAVVERDGRQVETGIDEVQPGDIFIVKPGESVPVDGVIVEGSTAVDESALTGESIPVDKTVHDQVSAATINQSGFIRAKATRVGEDTTFSQIIQMVSDAAATKAPIARIADKVSGVFVPAVIGIAALVMAGWMISGAAPAAALERAITVLVISCPCALGLATPVAIMVGNGLGAKNGVLFKTSEALENAGKIQIIALDKTGTVTAGKPVVTDIIPADGVSEKELLTAAYALERKSEHPLARAIVEKGSGMALPSRDVTDFEALTGSGLAGRLDGHLLHGGSAAFISALTEVPDRMRAEAEALAGSGKTPLYFEQDGKLIGMIAVADVIKDDSAQAVKEMQRMGIEVVMLTGDNERTAQAIGKQAGVDRVIAGVLPDGKEAVIRALQKRGRVAMVGDGINDAPALTRADTGIAIGAGTDVAIDSADIVLMNSRLSDVSAAIRLSRATLRNIHENLFWAFAYNAVLIPVAAGLYPHLTISPMWGAAAMSLSSFTVCMNALRLNLFRLRDASHDHPMRKRALPPVSVPDQTAAAENLYKKSASKAEVYAKEDSEMKETAKIEGMMCGHCEMHVKQALEALDGVESAVVSKDSGTAEMTLTKPVEESAVRKAVEDAGYQFKGIA